Proteins co-encoded in one Actinomadura luteofluorescens genomic window:
- a CDS encoding transporter substrate-binding domain-containing protein — translation MRRPIAAALAGSLLLGGCTGRDAASILREETLTAGVRPDLPGIGFRRADGTFEGLDADVSRYLAGRMGKKIRFVPALARDRERLLIDGDVDMVLTFWLEPKWKERFAFAGPYLTSYQDILVRDDERGVRGVRDLKGRRICAVTGAGAAEAVTVERQVPAVPVTARSYDECMDMLADGRIDAITTNDTILAGLKTRRGAGFRLLNARFGERRTAIAIRPGDPDGCEALNTAITQMYQDGTMAAFMRKWFGSSGLDLSDVEVPQFEGCL, via the coding sequence ATGCGGCGACCGATCGCGGCGGCACTGGCGGGTTCCCTCCTGCTCGGCGGCTGCACCGGCCGCGACGCGGCGTCCATCCTCCGAGAGGAGACGCTGACGGCGGGCGTGCGGCCGGACCTTCCGGGCATCGGGTTCCGGCGCGCGGACGGCACCTTCGAGGGCCTGGACGCGGACGTGTCCCGCTATCTCGCCGGGCGGATGGGAAAGAAGATCCGCTTCGTCCCGGCGCTCGCGCGCGACCGGGAACGCCTGCTCATCGACGGGGACGTCGACATGGTCCTGACGTTCTGGCTGGAACCCAAGTGGAAGGAGCGGTTCGCCTTCGCGGGCCCGTACCTCACGTCGTACCAGGACATCCTCGTCCGGGACGACGAGCGCGGCGTGCGCGGTGTCCGCGACCTGAAGGGGCGCAGGATCTGCGCCGTCACGGGGGCGGGCGCGGCCGAGGCGGTGACGGTCGAGCGGCAGGTGCCGGCGGTTCCGGTGACGGCGCGGTCCTACGACGAGTGCATGGACATGCTGGCGGACGGCCGGATAGACGCGATCACCACGAACGACACCATCCTGGCCGGGCTGAAGACGCGGCGGGGCGCCGGCTTCCGGCTCCTGAACGCCCGGTTCGGCGAGCGGCGGACGGCGATCGCGATCCGCCCGGGCGATCCGGACGGCTGCGAGGCGCTCAACACGGCGATCACCCAGATGTACCAGGACGGGACGATGGCGGCGTTCATGAGGAAGTGGTTCGGCTCGTCCGGCCTGGACCTGTCGGACGTGGAGGTGCCGCAGTTCGAGGGCTGCCTCTGA
- a CDS encoding dihydrofolate reductase family protein gives MRKFKLQVQVSADGFMAGPNGEMDWMTFPWTDDIGHYIDALTRPVDCIVLGRKLAEGFIPAWESGPEGETQQAIDQMNDTPKVVVSNGLTESPWKNAEVAGGDLTEIVNGLKARPGGDLIAYGGGTLVRDLIARGLLDDLYLFVNPTAIGTGMPVFPEGEYQRLDLVETRLFDCGIAVMHYTPKRA, from the coding sequence ATGCGGAAGTTCAAGCTTCAGGTGCAGGTCAGCGCGGACGGCTTCATGGCCGGCCCGAACGGCGAGATGGACTGGATGACGTTCCCGTGGACCGACGACATCGGCCACTACATCGACGCGCTGACGCGGCCGGTCGACTGCATCGTGCTGGGCCGCAAGCTCGCCGAGGGGTTCATCCCGGCCTGGGAGTCGGGGCCGGAGGGTGAGACGCAGCAGGCCATCGACCAGATGAACGACACGCCCAAGGTCGTCGTCTCGAACGGCCTCACCGAGTCGCCCTGGAAGAACGCCGAGGTCGCGGGCGGCGACCTCACCGAGATCGTGAACGGGCTCAAGGCCCGCCCCGGCGGCGACCTGATCGCCTACGGGGGCGGCACGCTCGTCCGGGACCTGATCGCCCGGGGCCTGCTCGACGACCTCTACCTGTTCGTCAACCCGACCGCGATCGGCACGGGCATGCCGGTGTTCCCTGAGGGCGAATACCAGCGGCTCGATCTCGTGGAGACGCGCCTGTTCGACTGCGGCATCGCCGTCATGCACTACACGCCGAAGCGCGCCTGA
- a CDS encoding phosphoribosyl-AMP cyclohydrolase, which yields MNELEEGTRLTLDFDKLAGVAATGARVVPVVLQDAGSGEVLFIGYANDLALKATLEERIAVLWSTSRNELWRKGATSGDVLELVDVRVNCEQNSLLYLVNRTTGGACHTNLPSGEPRPTCYYRSVTDGGALRHLLQ from the coding sequence GTGAACGAACTCGAAGAAGGCACCCGGCTCACCCTGGACTTCGACAAGCTGGCGGGCGTCGCGGCGACCGGGGCGCGGGTCGTCCCGGTGGTCCTGCAGGATGCGGGCAGCGGGGAGGTCCTGTTCATCGGATACGCGAACGACCTGGCCCTCAAGGCCACGCTGGAAGAGCGGATCGCCGTCCTGTGGTCGACGTCCCGCAACGAGCTGTGGCGCAAGGGCGCGACCTCGGGGGACGTCCTCGAACTGGTCGACGTCCGCGTCAACTGCGAGCAGAACTCCCTGCTCTACCTCGTCAACCGCACCACGGGCGGCGCCTGCCACACGAACCTCCCGTCCGGGGAGCCCCGTCCCACCTGCTACTACCGTTCCGTCACCGACGGCGGGGCGTTGCGCCACCTCCTGCAGTGA
- a CDS encoding helix-turn-helix domain-containing protein, whose protein sequence is MALVAEPGQFARDLRDWRTRRRVSQLELAIRADTTQRHLSFLEQGRSRPGRAMVVRLAESLELPLRERNGLLLAAGYAPVYAESGLDAPELGPVREALDRILDGHMPYPAVVVRPYGELVAANPALGVLTEGAAPALLEPPVNVLRLALHPDGMARRVENLAEWGRHITGSLRDEARRVPDPALTEFVEELDGYLPPVESPGEHLGFAVPLRLRVPEGELRLITTLTSFATAVDVTLSELRLEAFLPADATTAALLRRRG, encoded by the coding sequence ATGGCATTGGTGGCGGAACCCGGGCAGTTCGCCCGCGACCTGCGGGACTGGCGGACGCGCCGCCGCGTCAGCCAGCTCGAACTGGCCATCAGGGCCGACACGACCCAGCGCCATCTGAGCTTTCTCGAACAGGGACGCTCCCGGCCGGGCCGCGCCATGGTGGTGCGGCTCGCCGAGTCCCTGGAGCTGCCGCTGCGGGAGCGCAACGGGCTCCTGCTCGCCGCCGGGTACGCGCCGGTCTACGCCGAGTCGGGGCTGGACGCACCCGAACTCGGCCCGGTGCGCGAGGCCCTCGACCGCATCCTCGACGGGCACATGCCGTACCCGGCGGTCGTCGTCCGGCCGTACGGCGAACTCGTCGCCGCCAACCCGGCGCTCGGCGTCCTCACCGAGGGCGCCGCGCCCGCCCTGCTGGAACCGCCGGTCAACGTGCTCCGCCTCGCCCTGCACCCGGACGGGATGGCCCGCCGCGTCGAGAACCTCGCCGAGTGGGGGCGGCACATCACCGGCAGCCTCCGCGACGAGGCGCGAAGGGTCCCCGACCCGGCCCTGACGGAGTTCGTCGAGGAGCTGGACGGCTACCTGCCCCCGGTGGAGTCGCCCGGCGAGCACCTCGGCTTCGCCGTCCCGCTCCGGCTGCGGGTCCCGGAGGGCGAGCTGCGCCTGATCACCACGCTGACCTCGTTCGCGACCGCGGTGGACGTCACGCTCTCCGAGCTGCGCCTCGAAGCGTTCCTGCCGGCCGACGCGACCACGGCGGCCCTCCTGCGGCGGCGGGGGTGA
- a CDS encoding TetR/AcrR family transcriptional regulator: MPSASTGRRRRADAERNIARIVSAARECLGRDPSASTDDIAKAAGVGRMTVYGHFRNRAELVEAAMAEALRAGDAVLSGVDLSGDPREALARLVESSWSLVAESRALLAAAQEALPAGRVLELHADPADRVKAIIRRGQEEGAFRTDLPIAWLVNVVQYVLHGAAEETRAGRLDPEETGRVVSATVRSILAG, translated from the coding sequence ATGCCCTCCGCCAGCACCGGGCGGCGCCGGCGCGCCGACGCCGAGCGCAACATCGCCCGCATCGTGTCCGCGGCACGCGAGTGCCTGGGCCGGGACCCGAGCGCGAGCACCGACGACATCGCCAAGGCGGCCGGCGTTGGGCGGATGACGGTCTACGGCCACTTCCGCAACCGGGCCGAACTGGTCGAGGCCGCGATGGCCGAGGCGCTGCGCGCCGGGGACGCGGTGCTGTCGGGCGTCGACCTGTCCGGGGACCCCCGGGAGGCGCTCGCGAGGCTGGTGGAGTCCAGCTGGTCCCTCGTGGCCGAGTCGCGGGCGCTGCTGGCGGCGGCGCAGGAGGCCCTTCCGGCGGGACGCGTCCTGGAGCTGCACGCCGATCCGGCCGACCGTGTCAAGGCGATCATCCGCCGGGGCCAGGAGGAGGGCGCGTTCCGCACCGACCTGCCGATCGCCTGGCTGGTCAACGTCGTGCAGTACGTCCTGCACGGCGCCGCCGAGGAGACCCGGGCCGGGCGCCTGGACCCGGAGGAGACCGGCCGCGTCGTGAGCGCGACGGTGCGCTCGATCCTGGCCGGATAG